From Anomalospiza imberbis isolate Cuckoo-Finch-1a 21T00152 chromosome 14, ASM3175350v1, whole genome shotgun sequence, a single genomic window includes:
- the LOC137482277 gene encoding transmembrane 9 superfamily member 2-like has translation MRLLVAAVLLVAHLGAAFYLPGLAPVSFCEESEETESCKSLIELFVNRLDSVESVLPYEYDAFDFCQDKEEKRPSENLGQVLFGERIASSPYKFTFKKQETCKKVCTRSYDPGNSADKSKLAFLKKGMQLNYQHHWIIDNMPVTWCYDVEDGQKYCNPGFPVGCFVTPDGRVKDACVINSEFNKKNTFYLFNHVDITIMYHSGKDENWPGARLVMARLRPQSYKHTDENNLSCEGPPMEIPGEFTNKLNLVYTYSVTFEEKNNIKWASRWDYILESMPHTNIQWFSIMNSLVIVLFLSGMVAMIILRTLHKDIARYNQIDSSEDAQEEFGWKLVHGDVFRPPRKGMLLSVFLGQGTQIFIMTFITLFLACLGFLSPANRGALMTCAVVLWVLLGTPAGYVSARMYKTFRGEKWKTNVLLTALLCPGIVFADFFIMNLILWVKGSSAAIPFGTLVAILAMWFGISVPLTFVGAYFGFKEKPIEHPVRTNQIPRQIPEQSFFTKPLPGIIMGGILPFGCIFIQLFFILNSIWSHQMYYMFGFLFLVFIILLITCSEATVLLCYFHLCAEDYHWWWRSFLTSSFTAVYLFIYAVHYFFSKLQITGTASTILYFGYTMIMVLIFFLFTGTIGFFACFWFVSKIYSVVKVD, from the exons ATGAGGCTGCTAGTTGCCGCAGTCTTGCTGGTGGCGCATCTCGGCGCCGCCTTCTACCTGCCCGGATTGGCGCCTGTCAGCTTCTGTGAGGAGAGCGAGGAGACCGAGAGCTGCAAG TCACTAATTGAGCTATTCGTGAACCGGCTGGACTCTGTTGAATCAGTTCTGCCATACGAATATGATGC ttttgaCTTCTGTCAAGataaggaagagaaaagacCATCAGAAAATCTTGGACAAGTGCTGTTTGGGGAGAGAATAGCATCGTCTCCATATAAG ttcacttttaaaaagcaagaaactTGCAAGAAGGTTTGTACAAGATCATATGACCCAGGAAACAGTGCTGATAAAAGCAAACTGGCTTTTTTGAAGAAAGGAATGCAATTGAATTATCAGCATCACTG GATTATCGATAACATGCCTGTAACGTGGTGTTATGATGTGGAAGATGGACAAAAATACTGTAATCCAGGATTTCCAGTAGGATGTTTTGTTACTCCAGATGGTAGAGTTAAAGATGCTTGTGTTATAAAT TCAGAGTTTAACAAGAAGAACACTTTCTACCTCTTCAACCACGTTGACATAACAATCATGTACCACAGCGGGAAGGATGAAAACTGGCCTGGTGCAAGACTGGTGATGGCAAGACTGAGACCACAAAG CTACAAGCATACAGATGAGAACAACTTAAGCTGTGAAGGTCCACCTATGGAGATTCCTGGAGAATTCACCAATAAACTGAATTTGGTTTACACCTACTCTGTGACATTTGAA GAAAAGAATAATATTAAGTGGGCTTCCAGGTGGGACTACATTTTGGAGTCCATGCCACATACAAACATCCAGTGGTTTAG TATAATGAATTCCCTCGTAATTGTTCTATTCTTATCTGGCATGGTGGCTATGATCATTCTGAGGACTCTTCATAAAGATATTGCAAGATACAACCAGATCGACTCTTCT GAAGATGCCCAGGAGGAATTTGGCTGGAAGCTGGTTCATGGAGATGTGTTTAGACCTCCAAGGAAGGGAATGTTACTGTCTGTCTTTTTGGGCCAAGGAACCCAAATTTTCATTATGACGTTTATTACTTTAT tcCTAGCCTGCCTTGgtttcctttctcctgccaACCGTGGTGCTCTGATGACCTGTGCAGTTGTATTGTGGGTCTTACTGGGAACTCCAGCTGGTTATGTGTCTGCTAGAATGTACAAGA CATTCAGAGGTGAGAAGTGGAAGACCAATGTCTTGCttacagctctgctctgccctgg GATTGTCTTTGCTGATTTCTTCATTATGAATCTCATTCTGTGGGTGAAAGGCTCCTCAGCTGCCATCCCTTTTGGCACTTTGGTTGCTATCCTTGCTATGTGGTTTGGAATTTCAGTCCCGCTAACCTTTGTTGGTGCCTATTTTGGCTTCAAAGAGAAG cctATTGAACATCCAGTGCGTACAAACCAGATTCCTCGCCAAATTCCAGAGCAGTCATTTTTCACAAAGCCATTGCCTGGTATCATCATGGGTGGTATCTTACCTTTTGGCTGTATTTTTATTCAACTTTTTTTCATCCTGAATAGCATTTG gtcTCATCAGATGTATTACATGTTTGGATTCCTGTTCCTAGTTTTTATAATTCTTCTAATTACATGTTCGGAGGCTACAGTTTTGCTGTGCTACTTCCACCTGTGTGCAGAG GACTATCACTGGTGGTGGAGGTCGTTCTTGACCAGCAGCTTTACAGCAGTTTATCTCTTTATCTATGCAGTCCATTACTTCTTCTCCAAACTCCAAATCACAGGAACTGCCAGCACCATTTTATACTTTGGTTACACAATGATCAtggtcttgatttttttccttttcacag